The proteins below are encoded in one region of Pomacea canaliculata isolate SZHN2017 linkage group LG7, ASM307304v1, whole genome shotgun sequence:
- the LOC112568438 gene encoding uncharacterized protein LOC112568438 isoform X1, translating into MTSLAEEFLSKRRERKPNFSDAEIGIILEGVCEHKDVLSHQENSITLNKQKMDVYNQITTKVNRVTAAEYGGSVLRTPKEVKKKWMELKFTALKIHNSAVDTDTEQKHVPKESPHTQLVLDILSGKARSGTTDFQLGYNSSNRSCPGKVGDSESDLPVSLSSFPSADDSENSECIVSDGESSIDNKHQQNLPVVKHSKNKEEQTLENPASEDQDLNTPSSETENIISDVFSHLEIETLLREVNKHRSILLNGDQQSASGKQQHKVTWELITESVRKASKTGILPTISQIQRLWRELKCQACKELKASRNDKTLDGKAHIWPRYTDQVLAILDGNCDDISDVQGLDFETMMSLDASSEQELSLPQQPDRYVLATSEDQLERKRRTRKPNFTEAEVSCMLDEIPRHYRILLSTPRTGNILRLKQKRWQMIAERVSKVSDSGVRRSWREVRKKFKALCTFAQANKNSKQSDNPSYLSCSKDSKFFQRVLEIQAVASIGVTPPEMEDFDSVEMEVEKERQKMEMEDFDSVEIEVEKERQTETLLKRRRERKKNFTNDDIKHLIEECCKHRSALVVKERDELTNRRRNQAWRIITETVNKKMKGVRRTAKELKKKFMDMKFAVVQYTNCDESESDAPWRKPPPYFSQLVTFLSPSKEDTQGLGNENYCDLENEFIIAANEDKSSTDNTSSVDNSANDDRTSDDCDHSSQDATVSGTVEGTDALSLQQSSHHWESPLEHYSGKKKRNRKPNFTAQEIACILDVWNANRELLSQKHSNMAVVSEKYKIFQMMADKVNQSSDSNTVRTALEVKKKWKHLKFVAVKAWLARQDAISKGKKPPKKVPFMNRIVENISGESMLDHDQDDKSTEDSDSDIGTRAERAKKDHGAMVKRHMKRLSDICEKLRACGVRAGAIIIEPNGIMSCGEEATRISKLPEVAAVISGLPCATEPQTDESVVCGGWRYTSLEKVREHPVTLAVESKEENDFKDGSSGEDIPKVELAAKLLVKSDEEGSEEFDDNRSSDEDCKKHILSQNVSMTRTDDQELILDVKEKLRLLLQNRPMSMEEELTDSQHMPTEEKDQKNVATPPKEMETNIATSLSDIDHCTITVKTEKEMNYICGWCNKMFLELSSFMLHTQQEKYLRVCCSKCDSKFCDLLDLRQHEASAHEKLPPEPGEKNPIVVLEKLSESTISTATNCQDPSPQPSRQGRFGCSECGLCFLKMDILLQHRRTHTQERPFGCTLCDLRFKLEATLDAHKKMHANQHPIQLSCMWSAVQYRCRTSVTQTRPRLCQGLSSPQ; encoded by the exons ATGACTTCGTTAGCAGAAGAATTTCTAAGCAAGAGGCGAGAACGAAAGCCTAACTTTTCTGATGCCGAAATCGGCATTATTCTGGAAGGAGTGTGCGAGCATAAGGATGTTCTTAGTCACCAAGAAAACAgcataacattaaataaacagaaaatggacGTTTACAATCAGATTACAACAAAGGTGAATCGTGTAACTGCCGCTGAGTACGGAGGCAGCGTACTTCGAACTCcaaaagaagtgaagaagaagtgGATGGAGTTGAAGTTTACAGCTCTCAAAATTCATAACTCAGCAGTTGATACGGACACCGAACAAAAACACGTCCCCAAAGAGAGCCCACATACCCAACTTGTTTTGGACATTCTTTCAGGCAAAGCCAGGAGTGGTACTACTGATTTTCAGCTGGGCTATAACTCGAGCAACCGATCATGCCCGGGTAAAGTAGGGGACAGTGAATCCGATTTACCCGTCTCTCTTTCAAGCTTTCCATCGGCTGATGATTCAGAAAACAGTGAGTGTATAGTAAGTGATGGTGAATCGTCTATTGACAACAAGCATCAACAAAATTTACCTGTGGttaaacattctaaaaataaggaagaacaAACCCTAGAAAATCCAGCATCAGAAGACCAAGACCTTAATACACCTTCCTCggaaactgaaaatataattagCGATGTATTTAGCCATTTGGAAATTGAAACTTTGCTCAGAGAGGTCAACAAGCATAGAAGCATTCTCCTAAATGGTGATCAGCAAAGTGCAAGTGGCAAACAGCAACATAAAGTGACATGGGAACTTATTACTGAAAGCGTTAGAAAGGCTTCTAAAACTGGAATACTTCCTACAATATCTCAGATTCAAAGATTGTGGAGGGAGCTAAAATGTCAAGCTTGTAAAGAGCTGAAGGCATCCAGAAATGATAAAACACTGGATGGTAAAGCACACATCTGGCCTCGTTATACTGATCAGGTTTTGGCAATTTTAGATGGTAACTGTGATGATATATCTGATGTTCAGGGACTTGACTTTGAAACAATGATGAGCCTGGATGCTTCCAGTGAACAGGAGCTGAGTCTACCACAACAGCCTGACCGCTATGTGCTTGCCACATCAGAAGATCAGCTTGAGCGAAAGAGACGGACTAGAAAACCCAATTTTACTGAGGCTGAAGTGTCTTGCATGTTGGATGAAATTCCCAGGCACTACAGAATACTTCTTTCTACTCCAAGGACTGGTAACATTCTTCGTCTGAAACAGAAGAGGTGGCAGATGATTGCAGAGAGGGTCAGCAAGGTGAGTGATTCAGGTGTGAGAAGGTCATGGAGAGAAGTCAGGAAGAAGTTCAAGGCATTATGCACCTTTGCACAGGCAAACAAGAACTCCAAGCAGAGTGATAACCCCTCCTATTTATCTTGTAGCAAAGATTCTAAATTCTTTCAGCGTGTTTTGGAAATCCAGGCTGTGGCATCTATTGGTGTAACTCCTCCGGAAATGGAAGATTTTGACAGTGTTGAAATGGAggttgaaaaagaaagacagaaaatggaaatggaagaTTTTGACAGTGTTGAAATAGAggttgaaaaagaaagacagacagaaaccCTTTTGAAACGTAGgcgggaaagaaagaaaaattttaccAATGATGACATTAAACATCTTATTGAAGAATGCTGCAAACACAGATCTGCACTTGTGGTCAAGGAGAGAGACGAATTGACGAATCGAAGAAGGAACCAAGCATGGAGAATTATCACTGAAACagttaacaaaaaaatgaaaggtgTGCGACGAACTGctaaagaactgaagaaaaagtTCATGGACATGAAGTTTGCTGTAGTGCAGTATACAAACTGTGATGAGTCTGAAAGTGATGCTCCTTGGAGGAAACCTCCTCCCTACTTTTCACAGCTCGTAACCTTTCTTTCCCCAAGCAAAGAGGATACTCAAGGCCTTGGTAATGAAAATTACTGTGATcttgaaaatgaatttattatagCTGCCAATGAAGACAAATCTTCTACTGACAACACATCAAGTGTTGATAACTCTGCGAATGATGACAGAACCAGTGATGACTGTGATCATAGCAGCCAAGATGCTACTGTCAGTGGAACTGTAGAAGGGACAGATGCTTTGTCACTGCAGCAATCCTCACACCATTGGGAATCTCCATTGGAACATTattctggaaagaaaaaaaggaacaggaaGCCCAACTTCACAGCACAAGAAATAGCTTGCATCCTTGACGTGTGGAATGCAAACAGAGAATTGCTTTCGCAAAAACACTCTAACATGGCTGTTGTTTCTGAAAAGTATAAGATATTTCAGATGATGGCAGACAAAGTAAATCAAAGTTCTGATTCAAATACTGTTCGCACAGCTCTGGaggtaaaaaagaaatggaagcatttaaaatttgttgctGTCAAAGCATGGCTAGCTCGTCAAGATGCTATTTCTAAGGGCAAGAAGCCGCCAAAGAAAGTACCATTTATGAACAGAATTGTGGAGAATATCAGTGGAGAAAGCATGCTTGATCATGATCAAG aTGACAAAAGTACTGAGGATTCTGACAGTGATATTGGGACAAGAGCAGAGAGGGCAAAAAAAGACCATGGAGCTATGGTGAAGCGTCACATGAAAAGATTGTCTGATATT TGCGAAAAACTGAGAGCATGTGGAGTCAGAGCTGGAGCTATAATTATCGAGCCCAATGGCATCATGTCCTGTGGTGAAGAAGCAACTAGAATTTCAAAACTTCCAGAAGTGGCTGCAGTAATTT ctggTCTTCCATGTGCGACAGAACCCCAGACAGATGAGTCGGTTGTTTGTGGAGGATGGAGATATACTTCATTAGAAAAAGTGAGGGAACACCCAGTCACTTTGGCGGTGGAATCAAAGGAAGAGAATGACTTTAAAGATGGCAGCAGTGGAGAGGATATCCCCAAAGTAGAACTTGCTGCCAAGCTGTTGGTGAAATCAGATGAAGAAGGCAGTGAAGAGTTTGATGACAACAGATCAAGTGATGAAGACtgcaaaaaacacattttaagcCAGAATGTCAGCATGACAAGAACAGACGATCAGGAGTTGATTTTGGATGTTAAAGAAAAGTTGAGACTATTATTGCA GAATAGACCCATGTCAATGGAGGAGGAACTAACGGATAGTCAGCACATGCCCACAGAAGAAAAAG ATCAGAAAAATGTTGCGACGCCACCTAAAGAGATGGAAACTAATATTGCTACAAGCCTCAGCGACATTGATCACTGCACCATTACA GTTAAAACTGAGAAGGAAATGAACTATATCTGCGGGTggtgtaataaaatgtttcttgaattATCATCCTTCATGCTACATACCCAGCAAGAAAAGTATCTTCGAGTCTGCTGTAGTAAATGTGACAGCAAATTCTGTGATTTGCTGGATCTGAGGCAGCACGAGGCTAGTGCTCATGAAAAACTGCCACCTGAACCAGGAGAGAAAAATCCAATAGTTGTGCTT GAGAAACTGTCTGAAAGTACCATCAGTACAGCAACAAACTGTCAGGATCCTTCACCTCAACCATCAAGGCAGGGCAGATTTGGCTGCAGTGAGTGTGGCTTGTGCTTCTTGAAAATGGATATCTTGCTTCAACATcggcggacacacacacaggaacgCCCTTTTGGATGCACACTTTGTGATTTGCGGTTTAAGTTAgag GCAACCCTTGATGCccacaaaaaaatgcatgccAACCAACATCCCATACAACTGTCATGTATGTGGTCAGCAGTGCAATACAGGTGCAGAACTAGTGTTACACAAACAAGACCAAGGTTGTGCCAAGGTCTATCTTCCCCGCAGTGA
- the LOC112568438 gene encoding uncharacterized protein LOC112568438 isoform X2: MTSLAEEFLSKRRERKPNFSDAEIGIILEGVCEHKDVLSHQENSITLNKQKMDVYNQITTKVNRVTAAEYGGSVLRTPKEVKKKWMELKFTALKIHNSAVDTDTEQKHVPKESPHTQLVLDILSGKARSGTTDFQLGYNSSNRSCPGKVGDSESDLPVSLSSFPSADDSENSECIVSDGESSIDNKHQQNLPVVKHSKNKEEQTLENPASEDQDLNTPSSETENIISDVFSHLEIETLLREVNKHRSILLNGDQQSASGKQQHKVTWELITESVRKASKTGILPTISQIQRLWRELKCQACKELKASRNDKTLDGKAHIWPRYTDQVLAILDGNCDDISDVQGLDFETMMSLDASSEQELSLPQQPDRYVLATSEDQLERKRRTRKPNFTEAEVSCMLDEIPRHYRILLSTPRTGNILRLKQKRWQMIAERVSKVSDSGVRRSWREVRKKFKALCTFAQANKNSKQSDNPSYLSCSKDSKFFQRVLEIQAVASIGVTPPEMEDFDSVEMEVEKERQTETLLKRRRERKKNFTNDDIKHLIEECCKHRSALVVKERDELTNRRRNQAWRIITETVNKKMKGVRRTAKELKKKFMDMKFAVVQYTNCDESESDAPWRKPPPYFSQLVTFLSPSKEDTQGLGNENYCDLENEFIIAANEDKSSTDNTSSVDNSANDDRTSDDCDHSSQDATVSGTVEGTDALSLQQSSHHWESPLEHYSGKKKRNRKPNFTAQEIACILDVWNANRELLSQKHSNMAVVSEKYKIFQMMADKVNQSSDSNTVRTALEVKKKWKHLKFVAVKAWLARQDAISKGKKPPKKVPFMNRIVENISGESMLDHDQDDKSTEDSDSDIGTRAERAKKDHGAMVKRHMKRLSDICEKLRACGVRAGAIIIEPNGIMSCGEEATRISKLPEVAAVISGLPCATEPQTDESVVCGGWRYTSLEKVREHPVTLAVESKEENDFKDGSSGEDIPKVELAAKLLVKSDEEGSEEFDDNRSSDEDCKKHILSQNVSMTRTDDQELILDVKEKLRLLLQNRPMSMEEELTDSQHMPTEEKDQKNVATPPKEMETNIATSLSDIDHCTITVKTEKEMNYICGWCNKMFLELSSFMLHTQQEKYLRVCCSKCDSKFCDLLDLRQHEASAHEKLPPEPGEKNPIVVLEKLSESTISTATNCQDPSPQPSRQGRFGCSECGLCFLKMDILLQHRRTHTQERPFGCTLCDLRFKLEATLDAHKKMHANQHPIQLSCMWSAVQYRCRTSVTQTRPRLCQGLSSPQ; encoded by the exons ATGACTTCGTTAGCAGAAGAATTTCTAAGCAAGAGGCGAGAACGAAAGCCTAACTTTTCTGATGCCGAAATCGGCATTATTCTGGAAGGAGTGTGCGAGCATAAGGATGTTCTTAGTCACCAAGAAAACAgcataacattaaataaacagaaaatggacGTTTACAATCAGATTACAACAAAGGTGAATCGTGTAACTGCCGCTGAGTACGGAGGCAGCGTACTTCGAACTCcaaaagaagtgaagaagaagtgGATGGAGTTGAAGTTTACAGCTCTCAAAATTCATAACTCAGCAGTTGATACGGACACCGAACAAAAACACGTCCCCAAAGAGAGCCCACATACCCAACTTGTTTTGGACATTCTTTCAGGCAAAGCCAGGAGTGGTACTACTGATTTTCAGCTGGGCTATAACTCGAGCAACCGATCATGCCCGGGTAAAGTAGGGGACAGTGAATCCGATTTACCCGTCTCTCTTTCAAGCTTTCCATCGGCTGATGATTCAGAAAACAGTGAGTGTATAGTAAGTGATGGTGAATCGTCTATTGACAACAAGCATCAACAAAATTTACCTGTGGttaaacattctaaaaataaggaagaacaAACCCTAGAAAATCCAGCATCAGAAGACCAAGACCTTAATACACCTTCCTCggaaactgaaaatataattagCGATGTATTTAGCCATTTGGAAATTGAAACTTTGCTCAGAGAGGTCAACAAGCATAGAAGCATTCTCCTAAATGGTGATCAGCAAAGTGCAAGTGGCAAACAGCAACATAAAGTGACATGGGAACTTATTACTGAAAGCGTTAGAAAGGCTTCTAAAACTGGAATACTTCCTACAATATCTCAGATTCAAAGATTGTGGAGGGAGCTAAAATGTCAAGCTTGTAAAGAGCTGAAGGCATCCAGAAATGATAAAACACTGGATGGTAAAGCACACATCTGGCCTCGTTATACTGATCAGGTTTTGGCAATTTTAGATGGTAACTGTGATGATATATCTGATGTTCAGGGACTTGACTTTGAAACAATGATGAGCCTGGATGCTTCCAGTGAACAGGAGCTGAGTCTACCACAACAGCCTGACCGCTATGTGCTTGCCACATCAGAAGATCAGCTTGAGCGAAAGAGACGGACTAGAAAACCCAATTTTACTGAGGCTGAAGTGTCTTGCATGTTGGATGAAATTCCCAGGCACTACAGAATACTTCTTTCTACTCCAAGGACTGGTAACATTCTTCGTCTGAAACAGAAGAGGTGGCAGATGATTGCAGAGAGGGTCAGCAAGGTGAGTGATTCAGGTGTGAGAAGGTCATGGAGAGAAGTCAGGAAGAAGTTCAAGGCATTATGCACCTTTGCACAGGCAAACAAGAACTCCAAGCAGAGTGATAACCCCTCCTATTTATCTTGTAGCAAAGATTCTAAATTCTTTCAGCGTGTTTTGGAAATCCAGGCTGTGGCATCTATTGGTGTAACTCCTCCGGAAATGGAAGATTTTGACAGTGTTGAAATGGAg gttgaaaaagaaagacagacagaaaccCTTTTGAAACGTAGgcgggaaagaaagaaaaattttaccAATGATGACATTAAACATCTTATTGAAGAATGCTGCAAACACAGATCTGCACTTGTGGTCAAGGAGAGAGACGAATTGACGAATCGAAGAAGGAACCAAGCATGGAGAATTATCACTGAAACagttaacaaaaaaatgaaaggtgTGCGACGAACTGctaaagaactgaagaaaaagtTCATGGACATGAAGTTTGCTGTAGTGCAGTATACAAACTGTGATGAGTCTGAAAGTGATGCTCCTTGGAGGAAACCTCCTCCCTACTTTTCACAGCTCGTAACCTTTCTTTCCCCAAGCAAAGAGGATACTCAAGGCCTTGGTAATGAAAATTACTGTGATcttgaaaatgaatttattatagCTGCCAATGAAGACAAATCTTCTACTGACAACACATCAAGTGTTGATAACTCTGCGAATGATGACAGAACCAGTGATGACTGTGATCATAGCAGCCAAGATGCTACTGTCAGTGGAACTGTAGAAGGGACAGATGCTTTGTCACTGCAGCAATCCTCACACCATTGGGAATCTCCATTGGAACATTattctggaaagaaaaaaaggaacaggaaGCCCAACTTCACAGCACAAGAAATAGCTTGCATCCTTGACGTGTGGAATGCAAACAGAGAATTGCTTTCGCAAAAACACTCTAACATGGCTGTTGTTTCTGAAAAGTATAAGATATTTCAGATGATGGCAGACAAAGTAAATCAAAGTTCTGATTCAAATACTGTTCGCACAGCTCTGGaggtaaaaaagaaatggaagcatttaaaatttgttgctGTCAAAGCATGGCTAGCTCGTCAAGATGCTATTTCTAAGGGCAAGAAGCCGCCAAAGAAAGTACCATTTATGAACAGAATTGTGGAGAATATCAGTGGAGAAAGCATGCTTGATCATGATCAAG aTGACAAAAGTACTGAGGATTCTGACAGTGATATTGGGACAAGAGCAGAGAGGGCAAAAAAAGACCATGGAGCTATGGTGAAGCGTCACATGAAAAGATTGTCTGATATT TGCGAAAAACTGAGAGCATGTGGAGTCAGAGCTGGAGCTATAATTATCGAGCCCAATGGCATCATGTCCTGTGGTGAAGAAGCAACTAGAATTTCAAAACTTCCAGAAGTGGCTGCAGTAATTT ctggTCTTCCATGTGCGACAGAACCCCAGACAGATGAGTCGGTTGTTTGTGGAGGATGGAGATATACTTCATTAGAAAAAGTGAGGGAACACCCAGTCACTTTGGCGGTGGAATCAAAGGAAGAGAATGACTTTAAAGATGGCAGCAGTGGAGAGGATATCCCCAAAGTAGAACTTGCTGCCAAGCTGTTGGTGAAATCAGATGAAGAAGGCAGTGAAGAGTTTGATGACAACAGATCAAGTGATGAAGACtgcaaaaaacacattttaagcCAGAATGTCAGCATGACAAGAACAGACGATCAGGAGTTGATTTTGGATGTTAAAGAAAAGTTGAGACTATTATTGCA GAATAGACCCATGTCAATGGAGGAGGAACTAACGGATAGTCAGCACATGCCCACAGAAGAAAAAG ATCAGAAAAATGTTGCGACGCCACCTAAAGAGATGGAAACTAATATTGCTACAAGCCTCAGCGACATTGATCACTGCACCATTACA GTTAAAACTGAGAAGGAAATGAACTATATCTGCGGGTggtgtaataaaatgtttcttgaattATCATCCTTCATGCTACATACCCAGCAAGAAAAGTATCTTCGAGTCTGCTGTAGTAAATGTGACAGCAAATTCTGTGATTTGCTGGATCTGAGGCAGCACGAGGCTAGTGCTCATGAAAAACTGCCACCTGAACCAGGAGAGAAAAATCCAATAGTTGTGCTT GAGAAACTGTCTGAAAGTACCATCAGTACAGCAACAAACTGTCAGGATCCTTCACCTCAACCATCAAGGCAGGGCAGATTTGGCTGCAGTGAGTGTGGCTTGTGCTTCTTGAAAATGGATATCTTGCTTCAACATcggcggacacacacacaggaacgCCCTTTTGGATGCACACTTTGTGATTTGCGGTTTAAGTTAgag GCAACCCTTGATGCccacaaaaaaatgcatgccAACCAACATCCCATACAACTGTCATGTATGTGGTCAGCAGTGCAATACAGGTGCAGAACTAGTGTTACACAAACAAGACCAAGGTTGTGCCAAGGTCTATCTTCCCCGCAGTGA
- the LOC112567556 gene encoding oocyte zinc finger protein XlCOF6.1-like, which produces MVADVKSSDLQPGQSYLEDVGDDDCIIIQESEEDSSQLTSQDDDQLKETFNNGVDVRTRRYGCEFCGKRFYTSSHLRQHVRIHTGERPFKCDICGFRFTQSTSLTIHKRKHTGERPYSCDLCGYSFYCSSDVLSHKKKRHGLATAKREAEQGDKYRCDLCGQVFPDTTRLKVHTRKHTGEKPFACDLCDRKFSEKHNLLRHRDRHLGIKAFQCEVCGAKFTEKGNLKVHMRYHTGEKPFKCEFCGEAFYVTSTLKIHRRKHTGERPFLCDLCGAAFTQGSKLRSHRRKHTGEKPYKCQECGETFKEKQQLNIHNRKHTGEQPYRCSVCGKATQKASHLAVHMRLHTGERPYKCEVCGESFARSDVLKLHMRKHSSDPQSFGQISMSDHASSGLELVLPGTQVDLPPHTAVPSGYSQL; this is translated from the exons ATGGTG GCTGATGTGAAAAGTTCAGACTTACAGCCAGGTCAGAGTTATCTTGAAGATGTTGGTGATGATGACTGCATTATAATTCAAGAATCCGAGGAAGATAGTTCTCAGCTGACCTCACAAGATGATGATCAG TTGAAAGAAACATTCAACAATGGTGTGGATGTGCGTACTCGTCGATATGGCTGTGAGTTTTGTGGGAAACGCTTTTATACCTCTTCTCATCTCCGACAACATGTTCGTATCCACACAG GTGAACGACCATTTAAATGTGACATCTGTGGGTTCCGTTTCACACAATCAACAAGTCTAACCATCCATAAGAGAAAGCATACAGGCGAGAGGCCATATTCTTGTGACCTTTGTGGCTACTCGTTCTACTGCTCAAGTGATGTGCTGTCCCACAAGAAGAAAAGGCATGGCCTGGCCACAGCAAAGCGAGAAGCCGAG CAAGGAGACAAATATCGTTGCGACCTATGCGGCCAGGTCTTTCCAGATACAACTCGTTTGAAAGTGCATACTCGAAAGCACACAGGTGAGAAGCCATTCGCATGTGATCTGTGTGATAGGAAATTCAGTGAAAAGCACAACCTGCTGCGGCACAGAGACCGGCATCTTGGAATAAAAGCTTTTCAGTGTGAAGTTTGTGGAGCAAAGTTCACAGAGAAAGGCAACTTGAAAGTCCACATGCGCTACCACACTGGTGAAAAGCCATTTAAGTGTGAGTTTTGTGGTGAAGCATTTTATGTCACAAGTACATTGAAAATCCACCGCAGAAAGCACACAGGCGAGCGACCTTTTCTGTGCGACCTGTGTGGGGCTGCCTTTACCCAGGGTTCCAAGCTGCGGAGTCATCGCAGGAAGCATACAGGCGAGAAACCGTACAAGTGCCAAGAATGTGGGGAGACGTTCAAGGAAAAGCAACAGCTTAACATTCACAACAGGAAGCACACTGGGGAACAACCATACAGGTGTTCTGTCTGTGGCAAGGCCACCCAAAAGGCCAGCCACCTGGCTGTCCACATGCGTCTGCACACGGGAGAGAGACCCTACAAATGTGAGGTGTGCGGTGAGAGTTTTGCACGGTCTGATGTTCTGAAACTGCACATGAGAAAGCACTCATCGGATCCCCAGTCTTTTGGTCAGATATCGATGTCGGATCATGCGTCCAGTGGCTTGGAGTTGGTGCTTCCTGGTACTCAGGTTGATCTGCCTCCACATACAGCTGTCCCTTCAGGCTACTCCCAGCTGTAG